The following are encoded together in the Triticum dicoccoides isolate Atlit2015 ecotype Zavitan chromosome 6B, WEW_v2.0, whole genome shotgun sequence genome:
- the LOC119324267 gene encoding replication factor C subunit 3 codes for MAGATAAAPMDIDRAAAPPAFKGKAPVSAAAAVKSSPWVEKYRPQSLADVAAHRDIVDTIDRLTDENRLPHLLLYGPPGTGKTSTILAVARKIYGAQYGNMILELNASDERGIGVVRQQIQDFASAHSLSFGAKPAVKLVLLDEADAMTKDAQFALRRVIEKYTRSTRFALICNHVNKIIPALQSRCTRFRFAPLDGSHVTERLRHIIKSEGLDVDEGGLTALVRLSNGDMRKSLNILQSTHMASQQITEEAVYLCTGNPMPKDIEQIAFWLLNEPFSTSFKHIADMKMRKGLALIDIIREVTMFVFKIKMPSNVRVKLINDLADIEYRLTFACNDKLQLGALISTFTTARTAMVAAAD; via the exons ATGGcgggcgccaccgccgccgctccgatGGACATCGACCGCGCTGCCGCGCCCCCGGCCTTCAAGGGCAAGGCGccggtctccgccgccgccgccgtcaagtCCTCGCCCTGGGTCGAGAAGTACCGGCCCCAGTCCCTCGCCGACGTCGCCGCCCACCGCGACATCGTCGACACCA TTGATAGGCTTACAGATGAGAATAGGCTTCCCCATCTGTTGCTCTACGGTCCACCTGGCACTGGGAAAACATCGACAATACTAGCTGTcgcgaggaagatatatggtgcacAGTATGGCAACATGATTCTGGAGCTCAATGCATCAGATGAACGTGGAATTGGTGTTGTAAGGCAGCAGATACAAGACTTTGCTAGTGCACACAGCCTCTCTTTTGG AGCAAAGCCTGCTGTTAAGTTGGTCCTCTTGGATGAAGCAGATGCCATGACCAAGGATGCACAATTTGCATTGCGAAGAG TCATTGAGAAGTATACAAGGAGCACAAGGTTTGCACTCATATGCAATCATGTGAACAAAATCATCCCAGCACTGCAATCAAGGTGCACTAGGTTTAGGTTTGCTCCACTTGATGGCTCTCATGTTACTGAGCGTCTTCGACATATAATAAAATCTGAGGG GCTTGATGTAGATGAGGGTGGCTTGACTGCCCTTGTGCGGTTAAGTAATGGTGACATGAGGAAGTCTTTGAATATATTGCAG TCAACACACATGGCATCCCAGCAAATAACAGAAGAGGCTGTCTACCTTTGCACGGGAAACCCCATGCCTAAAGATATTGAGCAGATAGCGTTTTGGTTACTAAATGAACCATTTTCAACCAGCTTCAAAC ATATAGCTGATATGAAGATGAGAAAAGGTCTGGCCTTGATTGATATCATACGGGAGGTCACTAT GTTTGTGTTCAAAATAAAAATGCCATCCAATGTACGAGTAAAGTTGATTAATGATTTGGCAGATATTGA